In one Dunckerocampus dactyliophorus isolate RoL2022-P2 chromosome 9, RoL_Ddac_1.1, whole genome shotgun sequence genomic region, the following are encoded:
- the pikfyve gene encoding 1-phosphatidylinositol 3-phosphate 5-kinase isoform X2 codes for MFGQFFKERRFREMAADDKSLPSDWSVEPPVTSPASPSHLTHFKPLSPEQDEPPLRSAYSSFVNLFRFNNKEEVRPPPAASDKPDEPSPSPLESDRRSWSSSSPSVYGSRAHRKAHPEHLRRTSTASDSSRKSDTPLSNHDPRTAVQLRTALKRLKEIMDGKSQDSDLKQYWMPDSQCKECYDCNEKFTTFRRRHHCRLCGQIFCSRCCNQEIPGKFMGYTGDLRACTYCRKIALNYAYSAESGSIGEDLNVLSDSSCSVCMLEPSEPRTPVGGRKASRNIFLEEDLTWQRKTPIGMRKTMIHQEPQKSGLPSRLTTLQEDVCKTPTRKRSASVTNLSLDRSGSSMVPSYDSSISPPTTRALSGAKSVTKLDHSEEERKNILDSSQLKDLWKKICHNNTGMEFQDHRYWLRTYPNCIVGKELVNWLLRNGTISNRAQAIAIGQALVDGRWLDCVTHNDQLFRDEYALYRPLQSTEFSETPSPDTDSVNSVEGHSEPSWFKDIKFDDSDTEQLADESDYNIPSSASASKRTSVSSSQSVVDSDSAASISLNMEYNNVNFHIKKQSKYPHVPSSTEQKAEFLVSEDGGQNIVISDAFIKESLFNRRVEEKAKEMLFTPLGWHHSSLDQLREENGEKKAMERLLSANHSHMMALLQQLLYSESLSLSWRDIIVPVVRQVVQTVRPDVRNCDDDMDIRQLVHIKKIPGGRKFDSTVVNGFICTKNIAHKKMNSYIKNPKILLLKCSIEYLYREETKFTCIEPIVLQEREFLKNYVQRIVDVRPNLVLVEKTVSRIAQDMLLEHGITLVINVKPQVLDRVSRVTQGDLVMSMDQLLTKPRLGTCHKFYMQPFTLANNEVKTLMFFEGCATHLGCSIKLRGASEYELARVKEIIMMMVCVAYHSQLEISFLMDEFAMPPSLAQSTSFPCLLEGASAEEQVDSEQKDVEDTIAEPYADGSAPPGHLDEDTVPPWMESSQDHPRSSASSIHSEEAGIKETRTSSPFSSPPALPLSVSPPFLMDDNQEMTPNTFGRETGEQANEDPESTEDKGSETPRLFRDPLQDDTGVFVAEQVASTDDQLKSISAVFKQELKDIILSISPFITFREPFLLTPAGMHCPSRDYFPDQVYLSPLLNKDFKELDGRRKRQLLKDSASSSLVGSSQTNGVPPPKPVDVLPCHGLTSTRIVEQLSSSQELAKLLAEYRAKGGRIRQREASDPFNGVVNGQSRTEETSPPPSSVKVLGKGEGEEDKPSKQSEMSLAPKMDCLTPVNHQRLCVLFSSSSAQSSNAPNPCVSPWIVTMEFYGKNDLSLGVFLERYCFRPSYQCPSMFCETPMVHHIRRFVHGNGCVQIVLKELDSPVPGYQHTILNYSWCRICKQVTPVVPLSNDSWSMSFAKYLELHFYGHQYTRRANAEPCGHSIHKDYHQYFSYNQMVASFSYTSVRLLEICLPRPKIFIRNRGPSKANVQQDLKDFSQKVSQVYLAIDDRLTSLKTDTFSKTREEKMEDLFAQKDMEEVELRSWIEKLQVRLQACGLDSPQQFQAVLESLVLKKQSLCEMLQSWNSRLQDLFQQEKGRKRLSVPPSPGRHRQAAADDSKSTLDSSPRNPSPVVQNGDKEDRHLSTLPSTSSSSTVLLSPPMEPGVEPVTPGPSFTEPDSVSIPEDVFDGHLLGSTDSQVKEKSTMKAILANFLPGNNYNPIPFPFDPDKHYLMHEHERVPIAVCEKEPSSIIAFALSCKEYKTALDDLSKASNTVGDEASQANSGESRAKGSPARLGDSTQQSRASAEADAPKDTDAADKQKKQSQNPHIELQFSDANAKFYCRIYYADEFHRMREEILESAEEDFVRSLSHCVNWQARGGKSGAVFYATEDDRFILKQMPRLEVQSFLDFAPHYFTYITGAVQQKRPTALAKILGVYRIGYKNSQNNTEKKLDLLVMENLFYGRKMAQVFDLKGSLRNRNVKTDSGKESCEVVLLDENLLKLIYDNPLYIRSHCKSVLRAAIHSDAYFLSSHLIIDYSLLVGRDDATNQLVVGIIDYIRTFTWDKRLEMVVKSTGILGGQGKMPTVVSPELYRARFCEAMDKYFLMVPDHWTGLGVNC; via the exons AGGAGGTTCGTCCTCCCCCCGCTGCTTCGGACAAGCCGGACGAGCCATCCCCTTCCCCCCTTGAGTCTGATAGGAGAAGCTGGTCCAGCTCTTCCCCCTCCGTCTATGGCTCCAGGGCGCACCGGAAGGCGCATCCCGAGCACCTCCGACGCACCTCCACCGCCTCGG ATAGCAGCAGGAAGTCTGATACGCCCCTGAGCAATCATGACCCCCGCACGGCTGTGCAGCTTCGCACGGCGCTGAAGCGACTCAAGGAAATTATGGATGGAAAAAGCCAG GACAGCGACCTGAAGCAGTACTGGATGCCCGACAGCCAGTGCAAGGAGTGCTACGACTGTAATGAAAAGTTCACCACATTTCGCCGGCGCCACCACTGCAGGTTGTGCGGACAGATTTTCTGCAGCCGCTGCTGCAACCAGGAGATTCCTGGCAAGTTCATGGGCTACACAG GAGACCTGCGAGCTTGTACGTACTGTCGCAAAATAGCGCTAAACTACGCTTACTCGGCTGAGTCGGGCTCCATCGGCGAGGATCTGAACGTCTTGTCTGACTCTTCGTGCTCTGTGTGTATGTTGGAACCCAGCGAGCCACGGACGCCTGTCGGGGGGCGCAAGGCTAGCAGGAACATCTTCCTTGAGGAAGATCTGACCTGGCAGAG AAAAACTCCCATTGGGATGAGAAAAAC AATGATCCATCAGGAACCTCAGAAAAGTGGCCTACCTTCCAGACTGACCACGCTGCAAGAAGACGTGTGTAAAACCCCCACTAGGAAGAG GTCCGCCAGCGTCACCAACCTGTCACTGGACCGTTCCGGATCCTCCATGGTGCCTTCCTACGACAGCTCTATCAGCCCACCAACCACGCGGGCCTTGTCGGGCGCAAAGAGCGTCACCAAGCTGGAccacagcgaggaggaaaggAAGAACATCCTG GACTCCTCTCAGCTGAAGGACCTGTGGAAGAAGATCTGCCACAACAACACGGGGATGGAGTTCCAGGACCACAGGTACTGGCTGAGGACCTACCCCAACTGCATTGTGGGGAAGGAGCTTGTCAACTGGCTGCTGAGGAACGGCACCATCTCCAACAG GGCCCAGGCGATCGCCATCGGCCAGGCATTAGTGGACGGCCGCTGGCTGGACTGCGTCACTCACAACGACCAGCTCTTCAGGGATGAATACGCCCTCTATCGCCCCCTGCAG AGCACAGAGTTCTCAGAGACACCATCTCCAGACACTGACAGCGTCAACTCTGTGGAGGGACATTCCGAGCCGTCCTGGTTCAAGGACATCAAGTTTGACGACAGTGACACAGAGCAGCTGGCAGACGAGTCGGACTACAACATACCTA GCTCTGCCAGCGCCAGTAAGAGGACATCCGTCAGCAGCTCCCAGTCAGTGGTGGACAGTGACTCAGCAGCCTCCATCAGCCTCAACATGGAGTACAACAACGTTAACTTCCACATCAAGAAGCAGTCCAAGTATCCACACGTGCCTTCGTCCACTGAGCAGAAAG CTGAATTTCTGGTGTCAGAAGATGGAGGACAGAACATCGTGATCAGCGATGCCTTCATCAAAG AGTCTCTGTTCAACCGACGTGTGGAAGAGAAAGCTAAAGAGATGCTGTTTACACCGCTGGGTTGGCACCACAGCTCCCTGGACCAGCTCCGAGAAGAGAACGGAGAGAAGAAGGCCATGGAGAGGCTGCT CTCGGCCAATCACAGCCACATGATGGCACTGCTGCAGCAGCTGCTCTACAGCGAGTCCCTGTCACTGTCCTGGCGGGACATCATCGTCCCCGTCGTCCGACAGGTGGTCCAGACAGTGCGGCCCGATGTACGGAACTGCGATGACGACATGGACATCCGACAACTGGTTCACATTAAGAAG ATTCCTGGAGGGAGGAAGTTTGATTCAACCGTGGTGAATGGCTTCATATGCACCAAGAACATCGCTCACAAGAAG ATGAATTCCTACATCAAGAACCCCAAGATCCTGCTTCTAAAATGTTCCATCGAGTATCTGTACAGGGAGGAGACAAAGTTCACCTGCATTGAGCCCATTGTGCTGCAG GAGCGAGAGTTTTTGAAGAACTACGTCCAGCGTATAGTGGATGTTCGGCCAAACCTGGTCCTGGTGGAGAAGACGGTGTCTCGTATCGCTCAGGACATGCTGTTGGAACACGGCATCACTCTGGTGATAAATGTCAAACCG CAAGTCTTGGATCGAGTGAGTCGAGTGACCCAAGGTGACCTGGTAATGTCCATGGATCAACTCCTCACCAAGCCTCGTCTGGGCACCTGTCACAAGTTCTACATGCAGCCTTTCACCCTGGCCAACA ATGAGGTCAAGACGCTGATGTTCTTTGAGGGCTGCGCCACCCACCTGGGCTGCTCCATCAAGCTGCGTGGCGCCTCCGAATATGAGCTGGCCCGAGTGAAGGAGATCATCATGATGATGGTGTGCGTGGCCTACCACTCCCAGCTTGAgatctccttcctcatggatgAGTTTGCCATGCCTCCCAGCTTGGCCCAGAGCACCTCTTTCCCCTGTCTGCTGGAGGGTGCGTCCGCCGAGGAGCAGGTGGACAGCGAGCAGAAGGATGTTGAGGACACAATTGCCGAACCTTATGCTGATGGTTCTGCACCACCTGGCCACCTTGATGAGGACACAGTTCCCCCTTGGATGGAAAGCAGCCAGGACCATCCACGTTCATCAGCTTCCTCCATCCACAGTGAGGAAGCTGGAATCAAGGAGACCAGGACCTCCTCGCCGTTTTCCAGCCCTCCTGCTCTTCCTCTGTCAGTATCCCCACCATTCCTCATGGACGACAACCAGGAGATGACTCCAAACACATTCGGCAGGGAAACGGGGGAGCAAGCAAATGAAGATCCGGAAAGCACGGAAGATAAGGGATCAGAAACACCCCGGTTGTTTCGGGACCCCCTCCAGGACGACACGGGCGTGTTTGTCGCCGAGCAGGTGGCGTCGACTGATGACCAACTGAAGTCCATCTCGGCTGTCTTCAAGCAGGAGCTGAAGGACATCATTTTGTCTATCTCGCCCTTCATCACATTCCGAGAACCGTTCCTCCTCACGCCTGCTGGAATGCACTGCCCCAGCAGGGACTACTTCCCTGATCAG GTTTACCTGTCTCCCCTCCTCAACAAGGACTTCAAAGAACTGGACGGGCGCAGAAAGCGGCAGCTCCTCAAGGACTCTGCGTCCTCCTCGCTAGTTGGCAGCAGTCAGACCAATGGCGTTCCTCCGCCCAAGCCAGTCGACGTCCTCCCGTGCCACGGCCTTACAAGCACTCGCATAGTGGAGCAGTTGAGCAGCAGCCAGGAACTAGCCAAGCTTCTGGCAGAGTACAGGGCCAAGGGAGGCCGCATTCGGCAGAGGGAGGCAAGCGACCCCTTCAACGGCGTGGTCAATGGCCAGAGCAGGACAGAGGAGACGTCACCACCGCCGTCGTCAGTTAAAGTGCTGGGCAAGGGTGAGGGTGAAGAAGACAAACCAAGCAAGCAGAGTGAGATGAGCTTGGCCCCTAAG ATGGACTGTCTGACACCTGTCAATCATCAGCGACTATGTGTGCTCTTCAGCAGCTCGTCCGCTCAGTCCAGCAACGCTCCAAACCCCTGCGTCAGCCCGTG GATAGTCACCATGGAGTTTTACGGCAAGAATGATCTCTCGCTGGGCGTCTTCCTGGAGAGATACTGTTTCAG GCCATCTTACCAGTGTCCCAGCATGTTCTGCGAGACTCCCATGGTGCATCACATTCGCCGCTTCGTGCATGGCAACGGCTGCGTGCAGATCGTGCTGAAGGAGCTGGACTCGCCGGTTCCCGGGTATCAGCACACCATCCTCAACTACTCCTGGTGCCGCATCTGCAAACAG GTGACCCCGGTGGTGCCCCTGTCCAATGACTCGTGGTCCATGTCGTTCGCCAAGTACCTGGAGCTGCACTTCTATGGCCACCAGTACACCAGGCGGGCCAACGCCGAGCCCTGTGGACACTCTATTCACAAAGACTACCACCAGTACTTCTCCTACAACCAGATGGTGGCCTCCTTCAG CTACACTTCTGTGAGACTGTTGGAGATTTGTCTTCCTCGCCCCAAGATCTTCATCAGAAaccgggggccctccaaagccAATGTGCAGCAGGACCTGAAGGACTTCTCACAAaa AGTATCGCAGGTGTACCTGGCTATTGACGACCGCTTAACCTCCCTGAAGACCGACACCTTCAGTAAGACCCGGGAGGAGAAGATGGAGGATCTCTTCGCTCAGAAAGAT ATGGAGGAGGTCGAGCTGCGCAGTTGGATCGAGAAGCTCCAGGTACGTCTCCAAGCCTGTGGTCTGGATTCCCCGCAGCAGTTCCAGGCTGTGCTGGAGTCCCTTGTGTTGAAGAAGCAGAGTCTATGTGAGATGCTGCAGTCCTGGAACAGCAG ACTACAAGACTTGTTCCAGCAGGAGAAAGGCCGCAAGCGTCTGTCTGTACCCCCGAGCCCAGGCCGCCACCGGCAGGCCGCTGCTGATGACAGCAAG AGCACGCTGGACTCCTCCCCCCGTAACCCTTCACCTGTGGTGCAGAACGGGGACAAAG AGGACCGTCACCTCAGCACTTTACCCtccacgtcctcctcctccactgtgctgcTGTCGCCGCCCATGGAACCTGGAGTCGAGCCCGTCACCCCCGGGCCCTCCTTCACTGAGCCTGACTCAGTCAGCATCCCAGAAG ACGTGTTTGATGGACACCTGCTGGGCTCCACCGACAGTCAGGTGAAGGAGAAGTCCACCATGAAGGCCATCCTGGCTAACTTTCTGCCCGGCAACAACTACAACCCCATCCCCTTCCCGTT TGACCCTGACAAGCACTACCTGATGCACGAACACGAGCGGGTTCCCATCGCCGTGTGCGAGAAGGAACCGAGCTCCATTATCGCCTTTGCTCTCAG CTGTAAGGAATATAAAACAGCGCTGGATGATTTGTCCAAGGCGTCCAACACGGTAGGCGACGAGGCGTCCCAGGCCAACAG CGGAGAGAGCCGAGCGAAGGGCAGCCCCGCCAGGCTAGGCGACTCGACCCAGCAGAGCCGCGCCAGCGCGGAAGCAGACGCGCCCA AGGACACCGACGCAGCAGACAAACAGAAGAAGCAGTCACAGAATCCTCATATCGAGCTGC AATTCTCAGACGCCAACGCCAAGTTCTACTGTCGCATCTATTACGCCGACGAGTTCCACAGGATGCGCGAGGAGATCCTGGAGAGCGCCGAGGAGGATTTCGTCCGCTCGCTTTCTCACTGCGTCAACTGGCAGGCGCGCGGCGGGAAATCTGGAGCCGTCTTCTACGCCACAGAAG ATGATCGCTTCATCCTGAAGCAGATGCCCAGACTGGAGGTCCAGTCCTTCCTAGACTTTGCTCCTCACTACTTCACCTACATCACAGGAGCAGTGCAGCAGAAA AGGCCGACCGCGCTGGCCAAGATCCTGGGCGTTTACCGCATCGGCTACAAGAATTCTCAGAACAACACTGAGAAGAAGCTGGACCTGCTGGTgatggaaaacctgttttacGGACGTAAAATGGCTCAG GTGTTTGACCTGAAGGGTTCGCTGCGGAACCGCAACGTCAAGACTGACTCGGGCAAGGAGAGCTGCGAGGTGGTCCTGCTGGACGAGAACCTCCTGAAGCTGATCTACGACAACCCGCTCTACATCCGCTCGCACTGCAAGTCGGTGCTACGGGCCGCCATCCACAGCGACGCCTACTTCCTGTCCAGCCACCTCATCAT